CACGGCTGCTTGAGGCTTGCGTAAGTTGAGTGGTTAGCCAGCCTTCCCATTCGGACTGTATGATCACTGTACGACACTGCACCAAGAATCTTTTGTCCTGGACAGAACAATGGCCGCCCGAATGGGTGGCCACGTCTGTGAAGAGCGCTGTATTGTTTTGCAACCAGCCACGGGCGATCTGCTATCGGCTTTATGGAAGCTTTTGGCCTTCAGCCTTGGGCATTTGGCTCTCTGCGCTTACTTCGCCAGCCGGGTGAGGGCAGCCCGCAGCGCCTCGATGGCCTTCAAAAACTCGGGGATTTCCAGGTGTTCGTTGGGGGTATGGTCTAGGGTGGAGTCGCCCGGCCCATAAGCCACCATAGGCACTTTCCAGTGAGGGGCCACAATGTTCATGTCGGAGGTACCGGTCTTGTATTTGAACACTGGCTCGCCCCCGGCCTGGCGGATGCCCAGGCGCAAAGCGCGGGTGAGCGGGGTGTCTTTGGGGCCCACATAGGGCACCTCGCGTCCGGAGAAGTCCAGATCCAGGATGGGGGGCGCGTAGGCGGTCAGGTGGCGGATGGCCTCCTCGACTGAAAGCCGGGGCGGCAAGCGCAGGTCGAACTTCATCTCGGCCTGCTGACGGTTGTCGGGGTGCTCGATTTTGAAGTCGCGCAGGTTGTACTGTACCTGGTTGAAAGGCCCCTGGCCGGTGTTCATGGCCTCGGCCCAGGCCTTGATGCTGACAAAGTAGCTGATGAGCTCCTCGGCGGCGTTGGGCTCGTGGTGGGCGGAGTGGAAGTTGTCTTTCTCGCGCCGCACCCGCACCAGCAGGCGGCCCTTGTAGCCCAGGGTGATGCCCTGCCAGCTCGAGGGTTCCCCAATCACCACATAGTCGGGCTTGAGCTTGTCCACCACGTAGCGGGCCCCCTTGGAGCTGGGCACTTCCTCCTCGGTAGCCCCGACCACATGGACGGTGAGCTTCTGCAAGACCTCGGGCGAAAGCCCGGCGGCAGCCAGCACAAAGGTTACAAAAGGCCCTTTGGCGTCCACCGAGCCCCGGCCAAAGAGTTTGTCGCCCTCGAGCCGCACCGGCACCACCCCCGGCACGGTGTCTATGTGGCCCAGGAGCACCACATGCACCGGCCCTGTGCCGATCTGGCCCCGGGCGTTGTCGGCCTCGTCTACCCAGGCTCTGGCATAGCCCAGCTTTTTCATACCTTCGGCCAGGTACTGGGCCACCGTGCGTTCCTGCCCCGAGACCGAGGGGATCTCGAGGGCGCCTTTCAGAAAATCAACGGGGTCTAGACTCATACCGGAATGGCCCCTGGCGGGTGTGGGGCCGCATTCCGACAGAATATCATTTTGTTGGATGGCGTTCGCATACCCCTTGACTTTTCCCAGAATTCCTTAGAATAAGGCTCAGTTTGGCGGCTTTACTTTGTCCAAAAACCCCAAGCCAACCAACGGAGGAAAACCATGCCCCACGTAATTGTTGAGCCCTGCATCGGCACCAAGGACAAGTCCTGTGTCGAAGTCTGTCCGGTAGAGTGCATCTACGACGGCGGTGATCAGTTCTACATCCACCCCGACGAGTGCATCGACTGCGGCGCTTGTGTGCCGGCCTGCCCGGTCTCGGCCATCTACCCTGAAGAAGATGTGCCCGAGCAGTGGCGCGACTACATCGCCAAAAACCGCAAACTCTCGGGCCTCGAGTAAGCCCCTCTTCGCTCAAAAGGCTGCCTTAGGGTGGCCTTTTTTGTTGCCTGATGCCGATGGTCTCGAGGCGGTTCAGAGCGTATCTGCCCACTCCTTCAACGCGCCGCCTTCACTGTGCGCCCGCGATAGAAATATCATGCTGCTCAACGGAAGTGCGAATTCCGGGCTTTGCATCGGCGCGGCCCCGTGAATCACCCTTTTCCTACCAATATTACGTTTCTATCGTGGAGATGCTACGAAAGCTCTTGACGAGCGGGATCAGTGGGGGGCTTTGCCTCGAGCCCCGCCGACCCCAAAGCCCGCTTTTTATCGCGCCGGATGCGCCACCCCAGGTAGTACACCGCCACCACCCGCAGGAGCATCGAGACCAGGATGGGCAGGTGGTAAGGACTGGGAAAGAGTTTCATCTGCGCGTGCAGGCTGCCCAGCACCCCGCCCAGCAGTGAACCTAGAATGCCCCCCACTGCGAAGGCCATCCAGTACCAGGCCAGGTAGAGGTTGCGTTTTTCAGGAGCGGCGCTTTGCAGCGCCACGTTGGTGAGGGCCGTGCCGATGCCGCCCCAGGCAACCGCATCGAAGGCGGCGGCTGCCCAGATGGTCTCGAGCCGCCCCGGCCCCCCCAGCAGCCAGAGCGGGGGCAGCACCAGTGCAGCTACGCTGCTGCTCAAGAGCAGCACCTGCCAGTGCCCAATCCGGTCGGCCAGGCGGCC
This genomic interval from Meiothermus sp. CFH 77666 contains the following:
- a CDS encoding ferredoxin; this translates as MPHVIVEPCIGTKDKSCVEVCPVECIYDGGDQFYIHPDECIDCGACVPACPVSAIYPEEDVPEQWRDYIAKNRKLSGLE
- a CDS encoding [LysW]-lysine hydrolase gives rise to the protein MSLDPVDFLKGALEIPSVSGQERTVAQYLAEGMKKLGYARAWVDEADNARGQIGTGPVHVVLLGHIDTVPGVVPVRLEGDKLFGRGSVDAKGPFVTFVLAAAGLSPEVLQKLTVHVVGATEEEVPSSKGARYVVDKLKPDYVVIGEPSSWQGITLGYKGRLLVRVRREKDNFHSAHHEPNAAEELISYFVSIKAWAEAMNTGQGPFNQVQYNLRDFKIEHPDNRQQAEMKFDLRLPPRLSVEEAIRHLTAYAPPILDLDFSGREVPYVGPKDTPLTRALRLGIRQAGGEPVFKYKTGTSDMNIVAPHWKVPMVAYGPGDSTLDHTPNEHLEIPEFLKAIEALRAALTRLAK